One genomic region from Spirosoma sp. KCTC 42546 encodes:
- a CDS encoding polysaccharide pyruvyl transferase family protein has product MTNRRDFLKQTPSLIGLLMSIPALAQTAAGLTAKKSIILRSSWQTVNIGDIGHTPGVLTLLEKYLPDVEVRLWPSSVDNGVEALLKKRFPNVPIIKSPNEIAQALNECVFLLHGSGPSLVARKDVERWHKETGKPYGVYGITFPGVYSPDPKAVVTANPVDVELLSKARFALFRDSISLDFAKSHGVTSPVMEFCPDGAFAVDLRNDQAATTFMKEHGLEEGKFMCVIPRQRFTPYWDIPSKKAAFDETRNARNEAMKEHDNAPLREAIIAIVRQTSLKILICPEDETQVKLGKEILFDKLPDDVKPKVVWRDHYWITDEAVSTYIRSAGLFGLEMHSPIMCIGNGIPAIVGRFAEQTSKGVMWKDIGLGDWLFDMDNEQDVARYVPTVLAMAKDPKAAKAKAAKGRKFVEQRQRETMGLLKKNVTPL; this is encoded by the coding sequence ATGACAAACCGTAGAGATTTCCTTAAACAAACACCTTCGTTGATTGGGCTGCTGATGAGCATTCCGGCCCTGGCGCAAACAGCCGCAGGGTTAACCGCAAAAAAATCAATTATTCTCCGGTCGTCCTGGCAAACGGTCAACATCGGCGACATTGGCCATACACCGGGTGTACTTACTTTATTGGAAAAATACCTGCCTGACGTAGAAGTGCGCCTATGGCCCTCCAGCGTCGATAATGGCGTTGAGGCACTACTAAAAAAGCGGTTCCCGAATGTGCCGATTATCAAAAGCCCCAATGAGATTGCGCAGGCACTCAACGAATGTGTGTTTTTACTACACGGTTCTGGCCCGTCGCTGGTGGCGCGTAAAGATGTGGAGCGCTGGCATAAAGAAACGGGTAAACCTTACGGTGTATATGGTATCACATTTCCAGGCGTATATAGTCCAGACCCCAAAGCGGTCGTTACAGCCAACCCGGTAGATGTTGAGCTACTGAGTAAAGCGCGATTCGCCCTGTTCAGGGACTCGATTTCACTGGATTTTGCAAAGAGCCACGGCGTAACCAGTCCCGTCATGGAGTTTTGTCCCGATGGTGCCTTTGCCGTGGATTTACGCAACGACCAGGCTGCAACAACATTCATGAAAGAACATGGGCTGGAAGAGGGCAAGTTTATGTGTGTGATCCCCCGGCAGCGATTCACGCCTTACTGGGATATTCCGAGCAAAAAAGCAGCGTTTGACGAAACAAGAAACGCCCGTAATGAGGCCATGAAAGAGCACGACAACGCGCCACTTCGGGAAGCCATTATCGCCATTGTTCGCCAGACATCCCTGAAAATCCTGATCTGCCCGGAAGACGAAACGCAGGTGAAACTCGGCAAGGAAATCCTGTTCGATAAACTCCCGGACGATGTAAAACCTAAAGTCGTTTGGCGAGACCATTACTGGATTACCGACGAAGCCGTTAGCACCTACATCCGTTCGGCGGGGTTGTTCGGGCTTGAGATGCACTCCCCTATTATGTGCATTGGCAATGGCATTCCCGCTATTGTTGGCCGCTTTGCCGAGCAAACCAGTAAAGGGGTTATGTGGAAGGACATCGGTCTCGGCGACTGGCTATTCGACATGGATAACGAACAGGACGTAGCTCGCTATGTGCCAACGGTGCTGGCTATGGCAAAAGACCCTAAAGCGGCCAAAGCGAAAGCAGCTAAAGGACGAAAGTTCGTTGAACAACGGCAACGGGAAACAATGGGGTTATTGAAGAAAAATGTGACACCACTTTAA
- a CDS encoding RagB/SusD family nutrient uptake outer membrane protein produces the protein MKFNHIAPLVALFLTACEKQLDLSPVTNLTNVTYYKTADDAKAALGACYSAIGGGDPFLDLATSDDAIPFLTGSADRPLLWRYNITPSNTFISNYAGAYSGINRSNIVIGRLPGISMDESLKARYIAEARFLRALHYFNLVRLYGDVPIVTTETTSLDGLAVSRDPADKVYELLIADLKEAEAALPKTYPASESGRATSGAAKGILARVYLTRAGVTAGSPYWAQAAAKAKEVMDMGVYDLYANFADAFALTARGGKENIFEIQNLTDVKGHTLGRGYGVRSSPIYPGTGSGIARPSPGLFSLYSDKDTRKAVTFLTSYVYNGVTTTLSITDPDFTKAVAFQKLWDKTAKTLEGTSIPILRYADVLLMYAEATNEANNGPTADAYTALNKVRMRAGLTALSGLTYQQFKEAVWLERRLELTFENSRRYDLIRTGQLLDAVKAENSFARNATIQPFHVLMPIPQTDLDANPNLKQNPGY, from the coding sequence ATGAAATTCAATCATATAGCCCCCTTAGTGGCGCTCTTTCTGACGGCCTGCGAAAAGCAACTGGACCTCTCTCCCGTTACAAACCTGACGAATGTTACCTATTACAAAACCGCCGATGATGCAAAAGCGGCTCTGGGTGCCTGCTACTCGGCCATTGGTGGCGGTGACCCCTTTTTGGACTTAGCTACCAGCGATGATGCTATCCCGTTTCTGACTGGATCGGCCGATCGTCCGTTACTCTGGCGGTACAACATTACCCCATCCAACACCTTTATTTCGAACTATGCTGGCGCGTATTCAGGCATAAACCGATCGAACATCGTAATTGGTCGATTGCCGGGCATTTCGATGGATGAAAGCCTGAAAGCGCGCTACATTGCCGAAGCCAGGTTTTTACGGGCACTTCATTATTTTAATCTTGTTCGGCTTTACGGCGATGTGCCCATCGTGACAACCGAAACCACCTCGCTCGATGGGCTGGCGGTTTCCCGCGATCCTGCCGACAAGGTGTATGAGCTACTCATAGCTGATTTAAAAGAAGCAGAAGCGGCCCTACCAAAAACCTACCCGGCCAGCGAGTCGGGGCGGGCTACTTCGGGAGCCGCTAAAGGCATATTGGCTCGCGTGTATTTAACCCGGGCGGGCGTAACAGCAGGCTCGCCTTACTGGGCACAGGCTGCGGCCAAAGCCAAAGAGGTCATGGATATGGGTGTGTATGATCTGTACGCCAACTTCGCCGATGCGTTTGCGCTGACAGCCCGGGGTGGTAAAGAGAATATTTTCGAGATTCAGAACCTGACAGATGTAAAGGGGCACACCTTAGGCAGAGGCTATGGCGTACGTTCCTCGCCCATTTATCCGGGTACCGGTTCAGGCATTGCGCGGCCTTCGCCGGGTCTGTTCAGTTTATATTCTGATAAAGACACCCGCAAAGCGGTAACGTTCCTGACGTCCTATGTCTACAACGGGGTTACCACAACACTCTCCATTACCGATCCCGATTTTACTAAAGCCGTAGCGTTTCAGAAGCTGTGGGACAAAACAGCCAAGACGCTCGAAGGAACCAGCATTCCTATCCTGCGCTACGCCGATGTGTTGCTGATGTATGCAGAAGCCACAAACGAAGCGAATAACGGTCCTACCGCCGACGCTTACACCGCGCTGAACAAAGTCCGTATGCGGGCAGGACTGACGGCGCTGTCGGGGTTGACGTATCAGCAATTTAAGGAAGCTGTTTGGCTGGAACGTCGTCTGGAACTAACCTTTGAGAATAGTCGTCGGTACGATCTCATCCGAACTGGCCAGTTGCTCGACGCCGTGAAAGCGGAGAACAGTTTCGCCCGAAATGCCACCATTCAGCCGTTTCATGTCTTAATGCCCATTCCGCAAACGGACCTGGACGCGAATCCAAATCTAAAGCAAAATCCGGGGTATTAA
- a CDS encoding MFS transporter, with translation MAIPTVSSKPSGEAQSAQVGLFGLPVIVAALGYFVDIYDLLLFGIVRVPSLKDLGLTPDQISTVGSSIINWQMGGLLLGGILWGVIGDKRGRLSVLFGSIITYSIANIACGFVKNVTFMDPTMYYALMRFVAGIGLAGELGAGITLVSEVLPKEKRAIGTSLVAGIGLFGAVVAYFTVKLFDWQMAFFVGGGLGFGLLLLRVGVVESGMFKDVSDQKHVSRGNFLSFFTNANRLSRYLKCIGIGLPTWFVIGILATFSNEFGKALGIAEEIQPGLAIMWCYVGLAVGDLASGFISQALESRKKAVALLMVVALVFGLVYLYLGIKSATILYGLCLAMGFGIGYWAMFVTIGAEQFGTNIRATAATTVPNMVRGLVIPMTLGYQALKPSLDIINAGAVVGLISFLLGFYSILSIPETHGKDLNYLEE, from the coding sequence ATGGCTATTCCTACTGTTTCATCTAAACCGTCCGGCGAGGCTCAATCGGCTCAGGTCGGGCTGTTTGGTCTACCGGTCATTGTAGCTGCTCTGGGCTACTTCGTTGATATTTACGACCTTCTTCTTTTCGGTATTGTTCGGGTTCCCAGTCTGAAAGATCTTGGCCTGACACCTGATCAAATCTCAACTGTTGGGTCCAGTATTATCAACTGGCAAATGGGTGGTTTACTGCTCGGCGGTATTTTGTGGGGAGTTATTGGCGACAAGCGTGGGCGGCTATCGGTGCTGTTTGGCAGCATCATCACTTACTCCATTGCCAATATTGCCTGTGGGTTCGTTAAGAACGTCACGTTCATGGATCCAACAATGTACTACGCACTGATGCGCTTCGTGGCCGGTATCGGGCTGGCTGGTGAGTTAGGCGCGGGCATCACTCTTGTAAGCGAAGTACTGCCTAAGGAGAAGCGTGCCATTGGCACCTCCCTCGTTGCGGGAATTGGCCTTTTTGGGGCTGTAGTGGCCTATTTTACCGTCAAATTATTCGACTGGCAAATGGCCTTTTTTGTAGGGGGTGGTTTAGGCTTCGGTTTATTGCTGTTACGGGTAGGCGTAGTTGAGTCTGGTATGTTTAAAGATGTAAGCGACCAGAAACATGTTAGTCGAGGCAATTTCCTTTCCTTTTTTACCAACGCAAACCGGCTCTCCCGTTACCTCAAATGCATCGGAATTGGGCTACCCACCTGGTTCGTCATTGGCATTCTGGCTACGTTTAGTAATGAGTTCGGTAAAGCGCTGGGCATTGCCGAAGAAATTCAGCCGGGCCTAGCCATTATGTGGTGCTACGTTGGGCTGGCCGTTGGCGATTTAGCCAGTGGTTTCATCAGTCAGGCGTTGGAATCGCGCAAAAAAGCGGTTGCCCTGCTCATGGTGGTTGCCCTCGTTTTTGGTTTGGTTTACCTGTATCTAGGTATAAAAAGTGCCACAATTCTTTATGGTCTTTGCCTGGCTATGGGCTTTGGCATTGGCTATTGGGCTATGTTCGTAACCATTGGTGCCGAGCAGTTCGGGACTAATATTCGTGCCACAGCGGCCACTACTGTACCCAATATGGTGCGTGGCTTAGTCATTCCCATGACGCTGGGTTACCAGGCGCTAAAACCGTCTCTGGATATTATCAATGCTGGCGCCGTTGTCGGTTTAATTAGTTTCCTACTCGGCTTCTATTCTATTTTGAGTATTCCAGAAACACACGGCAAGGATTTAAATTATCTGGAAGAATAA
- a CDS encoding sialate O-acetylesterase, with the protein MTTHVNLYFASLILFLTLAFKQDVPPRLQLFLLIGQSNMAGRGVPEAEDQTTHPRIWMLAKDQTWVPARDPMHFDKPDVIGVGPGFAFAKRLADAYPDMNIGLIPSAVGGSNIGVWKPGAYYEPTKSYPYDDALRRAKKALENGQLAGFIWHQGESDSNPERAIIYEEKLIELVQRFRNDLNAPNVPFVVGTLGDFVVDRDPEAKIVNEALQQATNHIPNSYCVLSSGLTDKGDSTHFDTGSARILGQRYADIFIQKKLVKSIDPHRRTD; encoded by the coding sequence ATGACTACCCACGTCAATCTCTATTTTGCCAGTCTTATTCTGTTTCTAACACTCGCCTTTAAGCAAGACGTCCCACCCCGACTACAGCTCTTTCTACTCATCGGCCAGTCGAATATGGCAGGCCGGGGCGTACCCGAAGCCGAAGATCAGACAACACATCCGCGCATCTGGATGCTGGCGAAAGATCAGACTTGGGTGCCTGCCCGCGATCCGATGCACTTTGATAAACCCGACGTTATTGGCGTAGGGCCGGGATTCGCCTTTGCGAAACGATTGGCCGATGCTTATCCCGACATGAACATTGGCCTGATCCCCTCTGCCGTAGGTGGCTCGAACATTGGCGTCTGGAAACCGGGGGCTTATTATGAACCCACCAAGTCGTATCCCTATGATGACGCGTTACGTCGGGCCAAAAAAGCCCTCGAAAATGGGCAATTAGCAGGCTTTATCTGGCACCAGGGCGAATCGGACTCAAACCCGGAGAGAGCCATCATCTACGAAGAAAAACTAATCGAACTGGTGCAGCGATTTCGAAACGACCTGAATGCGCCCAATGTACCGTTTGTGGTCGGAACGCTGGGTGATTTTGTTGTAGATCGGGACCCGGAGGCAAAAATCGTCAATGAAGCATTGCAACAGGCTACCAATCACATCCCAAATTCGTATTGCGTACTCTCCTCCGGGTTGACCGATAAAGGAGACTCGACGCATTTCGATACAGGTTCAGCCCGAATCCTTGGTCAGCGATACGCGGATATATTTATCCAGAAGAAATTGGTAAAGAGTATAGACCCGCATCGGCGGACCGACTGA
- a CDS encoding MFS transporter, with translation MQTTAPARVSFRPLFALPVIVSALGFFVDVYDMLIFSIVRVPSLQSLGLSEEEVSKAGTFIINFQQAGLVVGGFLWGALGDKRGRMSVLFGSIITYSLTNIACGFVQDVNTYALLRFLAGVGLSGEIGAAIVLVSETLPKAIRSYGSAMVAGIGYLGAGVAYLTVEYFNWRTAFWVGGGMGLALLLLRVSVFESGLFSRMKTEHTTVSRGNILQFFRSWPEALKYLRCVTVGMPTWFVVGILATFANELGQALGIEEVVKPGRCVMMIYVGMAVGDLLSGPLSHWLQSRLKTITGLLLLGSLLSGIYLFGGIHTASGIYTVCLLLGFCTGYIAMFLTMVAELYGTNLRNTATTSVPSVVRGTLIPMTLFFQALKPSLGALVAAGILGVIVYGLSFWSLSRMDETFGKDLDFVE, from the coding sequence ATGCAAACAACTGCTCCTGCCCGAGTTTCCTTCCGCCCACTGTTCGCACTGCCGGTCATTGTGTCGGCGCTGGGTTTTTTCGTGGATGTGTATGACATGCTCATCTTCAGCATTGTTCGCGTGCCGAGTTTACAATCGCTGGGGCTGTCGGAAGAAGAAGTCTCTAAAGCGGGGACGTTTATTATCAATTTCCAGCAGGCTGGGCTGGTAGTAGGCGGTTTTTTGTGGGGTGCCCTGGGCGATAAGCGCGGCCGTATGTCGGTGTTGTTCGGGAGTATCATTACGTATTCCCTCACGAATATTGCCTGTGGATTTGTGCAGGATGTGAATACTTACGCCCTGTTGCGATTTCTGGCCGGAGTTGGTCTCTCCGGCGAAATTGGAGCCGCCATCGTACTGGTATCAGAAACTCTGCCCAAAGCCATCCGAAGTTACGGTTCAGCTATGGTAGCGGGCATTGGCTATCTGGGGGCGGGTGTAGCCTACCTCACTGTCGAATATTTCAACTGGCGAACAGCCTTCTGGGTGGGGGGTGGTATGGGCTTAGCATTATTGCTGCTGCGCGTCAGTGTATTTGAATCAGGCTTATTCAGCCGGATGAAGACGGAACATACAACCGTTAGCCGTGGGAATATTTTACAATTTTTCAGAAGTTGGCCGGAGGCTCTAAAATACTTGCGTTGCGTGACGGTAGGTATGCCCACCTGGTTTGTGGTTGGCATTCTGGCTACGTTCGCCAATGAGTTAGGGCAGGCGCTAGGCATTGAGGAAGTGGTGAAACCAGGCCGCTGTGTCATGATGATCTACGTAGGTATGGCGGTAGGTGATTTACTTAGTGGGCCACTCAGCCATTGGTTACAGTCGCGCCTGAAAACCATTACCGGCCTGTTGCTCCTGGGGTCATTGCTTAGTGGCATCTATCTGTTTGGTGGCATTCACACAGCCAGTGGCATTTATACTGTGTGCTTATTGCTGGGTTTTTGCACAGGTTATATCGCGATGTTTCTGACTATGGTAGCCGAACTCTACGGTACCAATCTCCGCAATACCGCTACTACATCAGTACCCAGTGTTGTACGTGGAACGCTTATTCCCATGACCTTATTTTTTCAGGCGCTGAAGCCTTCTTTGGGCGCGTTGGTGGCCGCGGGAATCCTGGGTGTTATCGTTTATGGGCTTTCCTTCTGGTCGCTCAGCCGAATGGACGAGACATTCGGGAAGGACCTGGACTTTGTGGAATAA